A section of the Candidatus Cloacimonadota bacterium genome encodes:
- the dnaJ gene encoding molecular chaperone DnaJ, giving the protein MAKRDYYEVLGVDKNASDSEIKKAYRKLAMKYHPDKNKDDKTAEDKFKEASEAYEVLSDRNKRQKYDQYGHAGVEGAFGNNGFTWDNFTHASDFSDIFGDSGFGSIFEHIFGGGFGGGRRRSQSNNRGEDLQISLSLSLEEVNKGIDKKIKINVQDSCSACNGTGSADGNTQTCSQCNGSGQVRQVSRSLFGQIQQVVTCPSCHGSGKQIKNKCLKCGGEGRSAKTKTISINIPAGVSEGQYIRLRGQGNRGKNGGENGDILVLIHEKEHDIFERQDANLVCEFPISFSQAALGTEILCPTLSGKVKMKIPAGTQSGKVFRLRSQGLPHVNSSYRGDLFVKVRVITPTKLNADEKELFSKLSKYDSEKKLHPHKSFFSKLKEFFI; this is encoded by the coding sequence TTATTATGAAGTTCTGGGCGTAGACAAAAATGCCAGTGATTCAGAGATAAAAAAAGCCTATCGTAAATTGGCAATGAAATATCATCCTGATAAAAACAAGGATGATAAAACAGCAGAAGATAAATTTAAAGAAGCTTCCGAAGCGTATGAAGTTCTGAGTGATCGAAATAAACGCCAGAAGTATGATCAATACGGTCATGCCGGAGTGGAAGGTGCTTTTGGAAATAACGGATTTACCTGGGACAATTTTACTCATGCCAGCGACTTCTCCGATATCTTTGGAGATAGTGGTTTCGGTAGTATTTTTGAACATATCTTCGGTGGTGGTTTTGGCGGTGGCAGAAGAAGATCACAATCCAACAACCGCGGTGAAGACCTGCAAATTTCACTTTCACTTAGTTTGGAAGAAGTAAATAAAGGTATTGATAAGAAGATAAAGATAAATGTGCAGGATTCTTGCAGCGCCTGTAATGGAACAGGTTCAGCAGATGGAAACACACAAACTTGTAGTCAATGTAATGGTTCCGGTCAGGTTCGTCAGGTTTCACGTTCACTTTTTGGCCAGATTCAACAGGTTGTAACTTGCCCATCTTGTCATGGAAGCGGAAAGCAGATCAAGAATAAATGCCTCAAATGTGGTGGTGAAGGTCGTTCAGCCAAAACTAAAACGATCAGTATAAATATTCCTGCCGGAGTTTCCGAAGGTCAGTATATTCGCTTGCGCGGTCAGGGAAATCGCGGTAAAAATGGTGGTGAGAATGGTGACATTCTGGTTCTGATCCACGAAAAAGAACATGATATTTTTGAACGTCAGGATGCCAATCTGGTTTGTGAATTTCCTATCAGTTTTTCTCAGGCAGCTTTGGGAACGGAAATTCTGTGTCCAACTCTTTCCGGCAAAGTTAAAATGAAAATTCCTGCCGGAACTCAAAGTGGCAAAGTTTTCCGACTTCGCAGCCAGGGTTTGCCGCATGTAAACAGTTCATATCGTGGAGACCTTTTTGTGAAAGTGCGAGTGATAACACCTACAAAATTGAATGCTGATGAAAAGGAATTGTTCAGTAAATTAAGTAAGTACGATTCTGAAAAAAAGCTGCATCCGCATAAAAGTTTTTTCAGTAAGTTGAAAGAGTTTTTTATATAA